CCCTCCACCATCTGTAAGGACTttgcgggtttcctctgggtgacctggtttcctcccacatcccaaagatgtacagaccagggttagggttagtaagttgtgctCATGCTATGAGGAgccggaagcatggtgacatttgcaggctgccccaagcGCGTTCCTCTGACTGTTTTGTTCGACACAAATGACGTGTTATACCTTACAAATCTTTAAACCTTTTGACTACTGATATCCTTTTGCTGTCCATTCAGTCATCCACTAATTTTGAATTCATTTAAATTATGAGAGTGTGAATGCTTTAATATTTTACCGCGTTTCCCTTAGCCATGTCACTATTGCCAAGCACTGGAATTCTGCTAGTCTACCATCTTCACTTGCTTTTGTGGTTGGTGAGGAAATTTGCtggttaaaataataataattcgtCAACTAAGTGTAGGATCATCAATTATAAGCAATAATCATTGCTTATAGGATGACACTGCAAATTGAGCCCATTTAGCCCACTGTAACTATGCtaactttttttttgaagaacTAACTCAATCACTCCTATaactttacccttgtcaacatctCTGCATCTTTGCCCTCTTCAAGGACTCGACCAACTCCCTTTTCGAAGTTAAGGTTCTATCAGCTTCCACCACCTTTTTTTTAAGTTCATGGTAGACTATGCCAGCTCACTGCATGAAGTACCAGGCTGTCTTTTCTGAATGAGGCTCCACACCACTGCAATATCCAATCCAGTTTAAAACtggagagaagaaaaaaaaaatccttcaagAAATCACAAAAATTATAGAGTGAATGCTTTAATATTTTATCATACTTCCCTTAGCCataattttatttattcactTAATGCATTGTCCTTCAGATGAGATAGAACCatagtatacaatatacatttccTTGTCTCAATTGTTGCTACAGGGCAGAAATAAAGACCTAGCACTTCTAGTGTTTTCTTACTCCtcgtgtctccaagtaccctcagGCAATAAACTTGATCATGAGGTTACTTTAGTTCTGAAAAGTCACTTTGCCCAGCAATACCTATGTGAGATGAATGACCAGTTAATATTACTATTGATAGTAGATGTGCAAGGGACACTGGAGATCTGCCATATGATTGGTCTGGTTTTATATTTGTCCATGTTAACCAGCTTAAAAATAAAACACTGGCGTTTCACAGTCAGATttagtatcaccggcatatgttgtgatatttgttactttcatggcagcagtacaatgcaatacgtgataaatatagaaaaaactgaattacactaTGAATGTATATATTAGTGTAAAAGTGAaagaagaaatttttaaaaatagcatgatagtgttcatgggttcaatgtccattcagaaatcagatggcagaggggaaggcgctgttcctgaatcactgagtgtgtgcctttaggcttctgtacaactttcccaatggtagcaatgaaaagaggaaatgtcctgggtgatgggggttcttaatgaaggACACCACCTTTTTGGAGGCACTATAGAGGTACTGGATACTaaagaggctagtgctcatgagcAGCAGaccaattttacaactctctgcagcttacttcgatcctgtgctgtTGCTGCTCCACCCCAtatcacaatgatgcagccagtcagaatgctttccacagtacatctgtagaaatttgcaagtgtttttggtgacacatCAAAAATCTCTTccagctcctaatgaaatataatctCTGTCTTGCCTTcgttatagctgcatcgatatgttgggcccaggttaaAAGGACTAAATCCAGTCACAGTAACAATTTCCAGCCATAATGCATTTACAAAGACATaagagcagctatatttcattcagggTTTGAGGAAACTTGTTATGTCTCCAAAGACCCACAGATTTCGACAGGAAGGTACCATGTGGAActttctaattggctgcatcacttcTGGTATTGAGGGAAAACTGCACAGGAatggaaataagctgcagaaagttgtaaactcagccagttccatcattgggcactagcctccccagcattgaggatatCATCGAAAGGCGATCCCTCAAGGCAGCGGCatccattaaggacctccattacccaggacatgcctctactcaatgctaccatcaaggaggagataaaggaacctgaagacatgcactcaacttttcaggagcagcttcttcagctctgctatcagatttctgaatggacattgaacttatgaacactagctcattgtttttttgctctctcttttcactacttaatttaattttatatactgtatatattagtGTAATTTATAGTTTCATTCTGCATTGTACTGAAGTGCTGTTACAAAGCAAATTTTACAACATGTgccgctgatattaaacctgattcatcTGAGAAACTGAATCTAAACCGCTATCAATTTAAGGCACGAGGAAGATTTTTATTCGAATAACCAAGTGATGAGCATACAATCTCTGGGCGGCATGGTAACATAACGGTTCGCATGAtgatttacagtgccagtgatcaggtACAATTCTCGCCCTCAGCAAATTTTGGACTGCGTTGGTGCTTATGcaaacgacgcatttcactgtgtttcaacaTACGTgtgataaagctaatctttctctcTTAAGTCTTTTCCTGCAGCCTGCAATTCCTTCATGTGCACATTTGCAATTACAGAAACGATGCTGTtgttagaaagaataaaaataattggTTGTGAAACTGGACAACCCTTTGCTCTTCAACTGAGCCGTTATTTCCTAGCCAACTCCCACTGACACAAGTCAAACTTCCAGTTGGCTTCTTTGGCAACAGTGACCCCCCGAGGATGTATTCTGACATTGCATCCAAGTTCATTAAATAGCTACTTCAGCAGTAGAGTGGGAAACTGCTTTGAATATTTATCCATGTCTCTATTTCTATTTCTGTCAAACTAGAagccacatccatcacttccaatggcagctcattccacacctgcaccaccctctgaatgaaaaagtttcccctcaggttccccttaaacatttcacctttcaaccttaatctatgacctttagttctatctcacccaaactcagtggaaaaatcctgcctgcatttaccttatctatactcccataattttgcatattttttgattttatattttatttttacttagagatacagctcagaacaggcccttccagtctaCTGAaccgtgccacccagcaacccatctattttaaccctagcataatcacaggacaatttataatgattgattaacctactaaccagtatgactTCAGACtgtcggaggaaaccagagcagagcACCCACTTGCACATGGGAAGGAAAACACAAACTTGCTtagaggacactggaattgaactttgaactccgacaccccgagCTGAAAACAGCATCGCACTGACCACAATGCTACCGCAGCaccaatcaaatctcctctcattttccTATGTTCCAGGAACTTGGCCCATCAAAGCAGAAAGTGAAGGACAAGGTACTCACAAACAGATTCTAGTTCCAACCAAGCTGTTGCACTGGGATCTGAGGTGGACACAGAGAAAAAGATGCTGCTTCAAGAACAGGAATGCGTTCTCAAAGGGAACCTACCGCACTGGTGGAATACAGATGTTAAACCTGTGATCCTTTCAATGAATATCAATGATCTCAGGACACAAGTCATAGTCCTCATTAATCCTCAATCTAGAAACAGCTTCACACTGTTAACCTTGCTACAATGAGAGGAATCAAAAATCAAAAGTAAATTTAGTAAAGTAcattatgccaccacatacaaccccaagattcattcaTTTGCAGACAATCACAGTATATACAaagaaataaaacataataaaaaatatcacaaacatgagatggagagtccttcAAAGGGCATCCTTAGGTTTTGGGGAGAGTTCAGCATTGgctgagagaagttatcccctctggcccatgagcctgatggttgaagagtaataactgttcctgaatctggactGCTGCATTCAGAAAATGATCTCTAAATTTGCGCTATGATGGCTTTAGAATTAGGGTACACTTTTGCGGGGTGCCAAGGTAGTGTTGCGGTTAACACAAAACCACTACAGCTCAGGACGTCAGATTTGTGAGTTCATTTCCggctgtgtgtcctccctgtgagTGCGGGGGTtccctccagtttccttccactgcCCAAAGATGTAGCAGTTAGTCGGTCAATTGGtcactgtgattaggctagtgttaaataggtgggttgccggGCAGTGCGGCTTGTTGGGTCATTAGGGCCTGTTCAgcgttgtatctctaaattaaaaaataattcttGCTGATACTAAATCTAACATTAAACACAGGCACTGGCATTTAAAATGTTAAAGAATGTTGAATACTAAACAAAATACTGATGTAGTCATGTTTAGTATTGAATTCCTAAACAATTCTAGTATCAACACTTCATGTCTGTGTGATGCTGCATTCAGTGAGTTTCCCTCTTCAGTGATCCACACCCTCTGCTGCCAATAACAGATAATACATGACAAAAAATTTTCAACGAACACAAGATTGCGTGTTCATTCCTGTGTTTTAGTGATAAGTGTTTACTCCAGTGACTACAGAGTCTGACCCAGCGCTGCCTGTTCCTTAAGTGTCCCACATAGGTCACAGACCACTTTGGTTTCTGAATTttagtgtcagacacacacaacaTGTGCTTTGGGGGCTGGACATCTGCATTTCAGTTCTGAAGAAAACTGATAAAGATATTAACAGTATCTCTTCATAATGTGTTCACTGAATAGAGAAGcattgtctcaggaaagcagcatccaggtcatgttctcttctggctgctgacatcaggaagaaggtacaagagcctcaggactcacactaccagattcaggaacagttattacccctcaaccatcaagctcttgaaccagagggagaaCTTCACTGGTCccatcaatgaactgttcccagaaactATGGATTCTCTTTCAAATACTCTTCATCTAATGTTCTTAAtgtttattgcttgcttatttatttatttatttatttattgttccactctttttgtatctgcacaatCTGGTGCCTTTAGCACACCGGTTGTCTGCCCTGCTGGTGCaatttttcaatgattctattttggttattgggtttattgagtatgcctgcaagaagatgaatctcacggTTAgacatgatgacatatatgtacttcgataataaattgattttgaaatttgaaattcTTACTTTCCCCCTAATTAAAGAAGATTATTTTGTGACCTGGCCTTTCACTTCATCAACAATTTCTTAGGGCAGCGCAGGGATTTTCCCAGTTCCATTTACAAGTCCCTTTTCCCCGCATGTTTATGTCAAGAATATTCCTGACTTTGAAACTACACCACAATTTAACACTGTTCCACATTCACCTCCACACTTGGATAAACAGCCAAAGACCCGTGAAGTAATTCTGGCGAGAgtggtggacacagctcagcacatcacaaaaacCAGCCTCATCCCCAGTACTCTGGCTAGGGTTCTCACTACTTTAGAAAAGTTACCGATACAAAGACCCCACCTGACTCACTCTGGacaatctcccctctctctcctctcattggagagaagatacaaaagccggCAACACTGGGCTCGAGGAGTATACGGtgtataatttgataataaatttactgtcaaACTTTGAACAAGGATAGCTTCGACTGtcgtaagactattgaatgaatgTCGTGCAATAGGATGTTGTGGTAGGTAGTGTAAAGAATGTGGCTTAAGGCCTTCTACACATAAAAATTACATTGTATTTATCAGCTTCTCTTTTTAAGTCTTTTCCTGGTGTTTATAGATCTAGAATTGTTCATGATCAAATTCTCAGGTGCTTGCAGACAATCAGTCAAATACAGAAGATGTATCTAGTGCTGGGACACACCTTCTTGGCTCACCACAGGACCTAATCCCTGTTCACATTCACACATTTTCCTAGAACGTGTACAATTCACGCTTTTGTTGCACATTTTGGTCTACTTTCCATTCCGTTCTGTCGATGTCCTTCCTCTCCGCCAAGATCCTTTGGCTACTTTGGAACAGCAGTAAATATCCTCAGTCCGTGCATGGATTGTATTTCGTTTTTTAATGcctagaagagagagagagaaactctgacaaacttccataattgaacagtggagagtatcctaaatggctgcatcacagcctggtgtggaaacatcaGTGCCCATGAGCAACAAAGTGTACagtaagtggtggatacagcccaaccCATCACAGGCAAAGGCCTCCCATAACTCAACGAATCCCCTCacttgcgatctgacaccaaactgattttccaaatccccttgcatattcaagtcccccattacaattgttaTTACACTtttcacatgccttttccagctcccgtTGCAATCCtaaccccacatcctggctattatttggaggtctatatacgattaccacaatttttttttacccctTCAAttacttaactccacccacaaagattcaacattctctgaccctatgtcacctctttctaaagatgtaattctatctcttaccaactgagccacaccaccaccctgcctgtcctttcagtacAAAGTACATCccctttgatattaagctcccaactatgaccttctttcagccacaatatAGTAGCgtggcagttagcacaatgctttacagtacctgtgacatgGGTCCAATTCCCACTGCCtgaaaggaatttgtacattctccccgtgactgcgtgggtttcccctgagtgatccagtttcctcccacagtccaaagacgtacaggtcggTAGGTTACTGGGTCATTGTAAAATGacccgtgattagactagggttgcGGGGCGGTGTAGCTCGAAGGGCTAGAGGTGcaaattctgtgctgtatctcaataaatactcctgaaccagtgtggataacatcactcacacaACTTTGAACTGATTTCAAAACCTAGAATccctttcaaggtctctacaactcatgttctcagtatgtaTTTATTCTCGCACAATTTGTTTTCTCCTTGCAACACTACAACTCAGCCCCAAAAAGCTTCCTGCTACAATTGAGCTAATCTATAGAACAAACAGGAAACTCACAGCCAACTGTAGTCATTAAGCTGTAGTATGTAGATGCTGCTTGCATATTTACACATCTACAGGCTGATCTTCAAGTCAGCACCAGCACTTCTGCTAAACCTTTCAAGAGAATGGGCCTTAACATTGTTGGATTAGAGTCTAGACctgtggttcccaacctttttttttaatgccaaggACCTCTAACATTAACTGAGGTGTCCTTggaacccaggttgggaaaccccaGATTATACTGTTTAATTGTCATTAACTTTGCAACTTAACATTATATACTTGCTAAAATCTTTTTCATAACTATTTATATACACATAACCGTATAGTATGTTTCCTAGTGGCCACAGTATGTATACACAGTTGTTTAGTGTGTTCTCTCATGGTTACAGTTGTTTGTAACattctggaaagctctggaagcTTCTCTGGTGCTTATTTGAATAGGGGTTATCTGATTGGTTGACTATTATCTGAATAGAATGTTCGTTATCTATAAAGATTAAAAGAGACGATAATGAGGCTCCACCATCTTTTTGCTTCTCTCTCCCTTCACTTACTAGACCCCTATCACTGCCTGTTTATTAATTTTCTTTATTCTATTAACTGTTAATGAAATGATCATGAAACATCAGGTTTTATGCCTTTTTCCTGACTTCAGAAAGATCTTGGACCAACTGCTTGCTGAATTCAGACACCTTTCACATTTTGTGCTCACTGTACAAAACCATTAGTTCTAACAATAATAACGATAGAAAGATAGAGACCATATCCCATATATCAGAAAGGTCCTTTAAATAAATGGAGACATCAGTGATAAAATTTGCCATTAAATGACTGCTCGAGCATTCACAATTTCACAGCGTGCAAGTCGTGAGATTTACTCTCCACAAAAAGATGATGCTGCTTTGAGTATTAATTTTAAGCTATTTCAGAAACCTTGCTCAAACCCATCCCTCAGCCCGCATCACATGGATATCAATGAGCCCAGGGCACCAAGTACCTGGTTGATCATCTGGTGCTGTTGCACAAGTCGCTTTCCTTTAAATTCAACTGATTCGATGTGGACTTCATACATGGCTCCACAACCTcctattgggggtggggggggggggggggttgggaaagAGGAGAGTGAGAGACCATCAGTAATTGGCTCTAGCCGCAGTGCCACAGACACCAAAATCAAGAGAGACAATGTAAGTCAATGTAATGGTAACAGAggtagaagagattctgcagatgatggaaatcttgagcaatagacacaaaatgttggaggaactcagcaagtcaggcagcatctatggagggaaatagttgatgtttcaagctgagaccctccatcacgACATATGATGAATCTAAACCTGAAGCATTAGTTGATAAATTAAATATCAGAAACATTCTCCATTCCAATATCCCTCACTAATTTCAATATTTAACCATACAATTTCAATAACACCTCGTATTttatctgtgtagcctccaatccTTGGGACATGACAACATCGATTTCCCAAACTTGCGGAAACTTGTTCCCCATTCCTTCTTTTTttccattccttgttccagttcccctctcacccttcctTTCttctcacttccctctggtgcctctcctctttccctttctcccatggtccactatccctccctatcagattccttcttcttcatccctttacctaacaacaaatttcacgacataggcCACTGATAATTCATCTGATTCTGAGGCTCAGGTTGAATTGCTTCGGGTCTGGAGGCACACATAAGTTGCTCTGAGGGAGACAGTGAACCATGAGACTTTAATAAATCAACTGTTTCCAAGTTACTTATTAGCACTAACCTTTCACTGAAGATTAACCAGGTTTAAATTCCCCAGCTCCTAATCCTTCCCTATGGTTCACCAGCCCAGTAACTCAACAGCTTCTGCTCTGCACACTAGTCAAAATGTGAGAAAGTCCTCCACAGTATTTCCTCTCTTTCTAAAGGCTGCTGAAAATATAAGCCAACCAGTTTCAGTACTTGCCTGATATATCCACAACCTTGATCGACGAAGCCTGTGGAAATCTCTCTTTTAATACGTTTCTGATATGGACCTCACCACTGGTTTGTGCCGAGAAGCTTCTTCGTATCGTACTAGTGAGTATAAGGGACTGCAAGTGGAAAAGCAGTCAATTAATCGTCAGCTCAGTTCCAAGCTTCTGTGCAGAACAGAATACAATGATACTCTGGTGACCTCAGCCTAAGGGAAACTCAACTCAGTTTCCCGAGCCAATTCTGTACCTCAGCTCTATCTTCTTGACTTAACACATTGCCCACAACTAAAATATTGAATGTACCAGCTTACAGAAAGATGCAGTagcaggagacagacacagaaaaTAATAGTATGGGTACTGCCAGTGTCAGGAACATTAAATTATGAAGTAAGTGAGGGTGGGAATGCTTAGGAAAGGGGAGCCAGGAGCCCTCACTGCATCGTAAAAGACTTATGCTAACCCACAAAGCCACAGACAAGGCTGGAAAGGGAAATCAAAAGGATAACTattttaaacaagagaaaatctgcagatgtgggaaatctgagcaatgcacacaaaatgctggagaaactcagcaagccaggagcttctatggaaaaaaacAGTCGGCAGTTCAGGCTAAGacacttcggcaggactggagaaaaaaaatcagatgattagatttaaaaagtgggggTGGTGGCAGGAGCTGACGTGgcgatttttatttttattgagatacagtgcagaataagctCTCCTACTTTCCAAGCCATGCCactcagcaatcccccgatttaatcttagcctaatcacgggacaattaacctaacaatcagtacgtctttggattgtgggaggaaatcggagcacccgcAGGAAACCCACAGTGacggggagaatggacaaactccttacacgcAGCTGAGGGAACCAaacctgggtcgcctgtactgtaaagcattgtgccaaccactatAATACCGTGCCGTCTAAATGATGATTTAATTGACCACTTCCCGAACCACGGAAGCTTAGTGGCTGGTGCGACACTGTTACAGCATCAAGAGTTCGTTTCCGGTGTCCTCTGTATGCCAGCTTGTATGCTCCTTCTCGCATGTGCGTCCGTTTCCTCTGTGTGTTCaaatttcctccaacagtccaaaaatgtggaggtcagtaggtgaattggttactgtaaattgccccCTGATTAagtggtgggttgctgggcaacgcAGTTTGAAGAGGCTGTTCTACAATGTATCTCTCAtcaccatgattgctcttggcaaatctttctacagaagtggtttgccattgccttctgctggacagtgtctttacaagacaggtgaccccagccgttatcaatactcttcagagatcgtcatcctggtgtcagtggttgcatatccagggcttgtgatatgcaccagctgctcatacaaccatccactacctgctcccatggcttcacatgaccctgatcaggggcaaAGCAGGGACCACACCTTGATCTAGGGTGACCCACAGGTtagtgaagggaaggagcaccttacacctcctttggtagagatgtatctccaccccaccgccCACTgcatctcaaaataaaataaaattctttGACAAGCTTACTAACAAAATGGTATTGAATTACATTGCGAGATTTTGAACTTACTTATCCCAGTCTTTTGTtagcagggagacttggataaaAGTGACAcggtaaatgcaaagaaacaatcgaatcaatgaaaactgcacataaacaaagacgggtaaacaaccaatgtgcaaaagacagattAGTCCCTCCATTGATCATAGTTGGCCCTCCTAACTGCTGAcaaaagccagggcagtacaatatgaagagcaagctgttgtcagGCAGCatgcctcccccctcccccacaagcagctgatgaatccaaaggaacggcagagaccggtacatattggcaccagtgATGTCGCAAAAATTGACAGCcagcactgaactcaatgtagCTTAGGACAGTCCCTAAGGCAAAAGACAACCAATTTTGGATAAATAAGAAAGTgaagggaaggaagaagaaaaatagaaagatATTGAGAACAGTAAGatagtttttaaaaaagcaacacATCCATACTTCTCCACAGGAATATTATT
The DNA window shown above is from Hypanus sabinus isolate sHypSab1 chromosome 17, sHypSab1.hap1, whole genome shotgun sequence and carries:
- the bola3 gene encoding bolA-like protein 3 isoform X2; its protein translation is MRISSHWSRCRESLILTSTIRRSFSAQTSGEVHIRNVLKERFPQASSIKVVDISGGCGAMYEVHIESVEFKGKRLVQQHQMINQALKNEIQSMHGLRIFTAVPK
- the bola3 gene encoding bolA-like protein 3 isoform X1; this encodes MSGMEPAGRLGVLGRSVSLILTSTIRRSFSAQTSGEVHIRNVLKERFPQASSIKVVDISGGCGAMYEVHIESVEFKGKRLVQQHQMINQALKNEIQSMHGLRIFTAVPK